From a single Candidatus Hydrogenedentota bacterium genomic region:
- a CDS encoding ABC transporter ATP-binding protein: MPPEHPLLELRGVRRAFDGPAGSLPVLDGVDFTLRAGEAAAVTGPSGCGKSTLLQLMGTLDRPDAGQVLFDGADTAGLGPDALAGLRNRTIGFVFQFHHLLPQCTVLENALVPVLERARAAEARARALALLDRVGLAGRADHRPGELSGGERQRAAVVRALVNRPRLLLADEPTGALNEAAAESLADLLVGLQRDEGLALVVVTHAPAVARRFGAQWTLHNGKLVSA, encoded by the coding sequence ATGCCCCCTGAGCATCCCCTGCTGGAACTGCGCGGCGTGCGCCGCGCCTTTGACGGCCCCGCCGGATCCCTGCCCGTGCTCGACGGCGTGGACTTCACCCTGCGCGCCGGGGAGGCCGCCGCAGTCACCGGCCCCTCGGGCTGCGGCAAGAGCACGCTGCTCCAGCTCATGGGCACCCTCGACCGGCCCGACGCCGGACAGGTGCTCTTTGACGGCGCGGACACGGCGGGCCTCGGCCCCGACGCCCTCGCGGGCCTGCGCAACCGCACCATCGGCTTTGTCTTCCAGTTCCACCACCTCCTGCCTCAATGCACCGTGCTGGAGAACGCGCTGGTGCCCGTGCTGGAGCGCGCCCGCGCCGCCGAGGCCCGCGCGCGCGCCCTCGCGCTGCTGGACCGCGTGGGGCTGGCCGGACGCGCGGACCACCGCCCCGGCGAGCTGTCGGGCGGCGAGCGCCAGCGCGCCGCCGTGGTGCGCGCCCTCGTGAACCGGCCGCGCCTCCTGCTGGCCGACGAGCCGACGGGCGCGCTGAACGAGGCCGCCGCCGAGTCCCTCGCGGACCTGCTGGTGGGGCTCCAGCGGGACGAGGGCCTCGCGCTGGTCGTCGTGACCCACGCCCCCGCCGTGGCCCGCCGCTTCGGCGCGCAGTGGACCCTGCACAACGGGAAACTGGTGTCCGCATGA
- a CDS encoding PQQ-binding-like beta-propeller repeat protein codes for MRRVVIPILLLVAAVTVAAALWTLRPYPAADPEEAAPASPSTASTPSTPSTDPADTGGDWPGYHGGPELRGAADAAFPDALAVKWRVKAGAPVRQTPVVKDGRIFAVTARGDVLAVAADGTELWRAELRLPAEGNPEPLHMRIEAPPVAVKDLLVVGTDEGILLALDAATGAERWRLPLSGGVIRGAPNYLPTLDRLFVIEQSAGALLCVNPADGAVVWRVEGVDRSDAAPSVSEQFVVYGSCAGALHVFSPEKGEKLRDIKIEGDGQVAGGAAMEGPLVWAGARGGMVVHANLETGEILWVNEDMESEVFGTPAVAADRVVAVSNDGFLYALDRAAGTLLWKHDTLGFPLSPVIAGDRVLCAADGTLLLVALADGKVLWSQELSDEITSPAVTRGGIYLGTEDGALVALGPAPAAEGTVNAP; via the coding sequence ATGAGAAGAGTTGTCATTCCGATCCTCCTGCTGGTCGCGGCGGTCACCGTCGCGGCGGCGCTCTGGACGTTGCGCCCGTACCCCGCCGCAGACCCCGAAGAGGCCGCGCCCGCTTCCCCGTCCACAGCGTCCACTCCGTCCACCCCGTCCACCGACCCCGCCGACACCGGCGGCGACTGGCCCGGCTACCACGGCGGGCCGGAGCTGCGCGGCGCGGCCGACGCCGCATTCCCCGACGCGCTGGCGGTGAAGTGGCGCGTGAAGGCCGGCGCGCCGGTGCGCCAGACGCCGGTGGTGAAGGACGGCCGGATCTTCGCCGTGACGGCGCGGGGCGACGTGCTCGCCGTGGCGGCCGACGGCACGGAACTGTGGCGCGCGGAGTTGCGGCTGCCCGCCGAGGGGAACCCGGAACCCCTGCACATGCGCATCGAGGCGCCGCCCGTCGCCGTGAAGGACCTGCTGGTGGTCGGCACGGACGAGGGCATCCTCCTCGCGCTGGACGCGGCCACGGGCGCGGAGCGCTGGCGGCTGCCCCTGAGCGGCGGCGTCATCCGGGGCGCGCCGAACTACCTGCCAACCCTGGACCGCCTCTTTGTCATCGAGCAGTCCGCCGGCGCGCTGCTGTGCGTGAACCCCGCCGACGGCGCCGTGGTGTGGCGCGTGGAGGGCGTGGACCGCAGCGACGCCGCGCCTTCCGTGTCGGAACAGTTTGTCGTCTACGGAAGCTGCGCCGGGGCGCTGCATGTTTTCTCGCCGGAAAAGGGGGAGAAGCTGCGCGACATCAAAATCGAGGGGGACGGCCAGGTGGCGGGCGGCGCGGCCATGGAGGGGCCGCTGGTGTGGGCGGGCGCGCGCGGCGGCATGGTCGTCCACGCGAACCTGGAGACCGGGGAAATCCTCTGGGTGAACGAGGACATGGAGTCGGAGGTCTTCGGCACCCCCGCCGTGGCGGCGGACCGCGTGGTGGCCGTGTCCAACGACGGGTTCCTGTACGCCCTGGACCGCGCGGCGGGCACCCTGCTCTGGAAGCATGACACGCTGGGATTCCCCCTGTCGCCCGTCATCGCGGGGGACAGGGTGCTCTGCGCCGCCGACGGCACGCTGCTCCTCGTCGCGCTGGCGGACGGCAAAGTGCTGTGGTCGCAGGAACTGTCCGACGAGATCACCAGCCCCGCCGTGACGCGCGGCGGCATCTACCTCGGCACGGAGGACGGCGCGCTTGTGGCGTTGGGTCCGGCCCCGGCTGCGGAGGGTACGGTCAATGCCCCCTGA